A region from the Benincasa hispida cultivar B227 chromosome 12, ASM972705v1, whole genome shotgun sequence genome encodes:
- the LOC120068129 gene encoding probable NADH dehydrogenase [ubiquinone] 1 alpha subcomplex subunit 12 — protein MASVVRGILKSIKDKGIGTFWRELKEEGYLKCLPDGNLLQTKIHNIGATLVGVDKFGNKYYQRVDEETQYGRHRWVEYAEKGRYNASQVPPEWHGWLHHITDHTGDELLMLKPSRYGIEHKENFSGEGEEFIYHSKGHALNPGQRDWTRYQSWQPTKS, from the exons ATGGCGTCGGTGGTGCGGGGGATTTTAAAATCGATCAAAGACAAAGGGATCGGCACTTTCTGGAGAGAGCTCAAGGAAGAAGGCTACTT GAAATGCCTACCCGATGGAAACCTATT GCAAACAAAAATCCACAACATTGGTGCGACACTTGTGGGTGTTGATAAGTTTGGTAATAAATATTACCAGAGGGTTGATGAAGAGACTCAgtatg GTAGGCACAGGTGGGTTGAATATGCAGAGAAGGGTCGATATAATGCTTCTCAGGTGCCACCCGAATGGCACGGCTGGCTCCACCACATAACTGATCATACAGGAGACGAG CTTCTGATGCTGAAACCCAGTAGGTATGGGATAGAACACAAGGAAAACTTCTCAGGGGAAGGTGAAGAATTTATCTACCATTCCAAGGGACATGCTCTTAATCCTGGACAGAGAGATTGGACTCGATACCAGTCATGGCAACCAACCAAATCCTAA
- the LOC120067220 gene encoding ABC transporter B family member 28 isoform X2 has protein sequence MNFMWEKVMSRLRAQIFGRLLIQKVEFFDRYKVGEITGLLTSDLGSLKDVVSENVSRDRGFRAFSEVIGTICILFTLSPQLAPILGLLMLTVSVSVAVYKRSTIPVFKAHGLAQASMADCATETFSAIRTVRSFGGEKRQMFNFGRQVIAYESSGISLGTFKSLNESLTRVAVYVSLMTLYWLGGDKVKAGELSVGTMASFIGYTFTLTFAVQGLVNSFGDLRRTFAAVERINSVLNEEVDEALAHGLEKEMQHKEFRYKLLFSSDTDENSQVKTQYMTALQSSSNVINLAWSGDICLEDVCFSYPLRPDVDILSGLNLTLKCGTVTALVGPSGAGKSTIVQLLARFYEPKQGQIKVSGEDIRAFDKSEWARAVSIVNQEPVLFSVSVGENIAYGLPDDNVTKDEVIKAAKAANAHDFIISLPQGYDTPVGERGGLLSGGQRQRIAIARALLKNAPILILDEATSALDAVSERLVQDALNHLMKGRTTLVIAHRLSTVQNAHQIAFCSDGKIVELGTHLELLAQKGRYASLVSTQRLAFE, from the exons gtCGGTGAAATTACCGGATTGTTAACTTCTGATTTGGGATCTCTTAAGGATGTGGTGAGTGAGAATGTCTCAAGGGATCGTGGATTCAGAGCATTCTCAGAG GTGATTGGAACAATATGTATATTATTTACATTGTCCCCTCAGCTGGCACCTATTCTTGGCCTGCTGATGCTCACGGTATCTGTTTCAGTGG CGGTATACAAGCGATCAACTATTCCTGTATTTAAAGCTCATGGGTTAGCCCAAGCATCCATGGCTGATTGTGCGACTGAGACGTTCTCTGCAATTCGTACG GTGAGATCCTTTGGTGGTGAAAAGCGTCAAATGTTCAATTTTGGCCGCCAG GTTATTGCATATGAAAGCAGTGGCATATCACTTGGGACTTTTAAATCTCTGAATGAATCCTTGACTAGAGTTGCTGTTTATGTTTCGCTTATGACATTGTATTGGCTTGGAGGAGACAAAGTGAAAGCG GGTGAACTTTCTGTTGGAACCATGGCTTCTTTTATTGGATATACTTTCACGTTAACATTTGCT GTTCAAGGATTAGTAAATTCATTTGGAGATCTCCGTCGAACTTTTGCTGCTGTTGAAAGAATTAATTCTGTTTTAAATGAAGAGGTTGATGAAGCCCTTGCACATGGGTTAGAAAAAGAGATGCAACATAAAGAATTTAGATATAAGTTGTTATTCTCCAGCGATACTGATGAAAATAGTCAAGTGAAAACACAGTACATGACAGCCCTACAATCTTCTAGCAACGTTATCAATCTTGCTTGGTCTGGTGATATTTGTCTTGAAG ATGTGTGCTTTTCTTATCCTTTGAGACCTGACGTTGACATTCTTAGCGGTTTGAATTTAACCCTTAAATGTGGAACCGTAACGGCACTAGTGGGCCCTAGTGGAGCAGGAAAGAGTACGATAGTGCAGCTGTTGGCACGTTTTTATGAG CCAAAGCAAGGGCAGATAAAAGTTTCTGGTGAAGATATTCGAGCATTTGATAAGAGCGAATGGGCTCGAGCTGTTTCAATAGTGAATCAA GAACCCGTTCTTTTTTCGGTGTCGGTCGGAGAGAATATTGCATATGGACTTCCAGATGATAATGTAACAAAGGATGAAGTTATAAAGGCAGCCAAAGCAGCAAACGCTCATGACTTCATTATTTCACTTCCTCAG GGCTATGACACACCAGTCGGTGAACGCGGAGGCCTTCTTAGCGGTGGCCAGCGACAG AGAATTGCAATTGCAAGAGCTTTGCTTAAGAATGCTCCAATCCTTATACTTGATGAG gcgACCAGTGCACTAGATGCAGTTAGTGAGCGACTGGTCCAGGACGCGCTAAACCATCTAATGAAGGGAAGGACAACATTGGTGATCGCACATCGATTGAGTACAGTTCAAAATGCTCATCAAATTGCATTTTGTTCTGATGGAAAAATTGtagagctgggaactcatttGGAACTACTGGCTCAGAAAGGTCGGTATGCTTCATTAGTTAGCACACAAAGGCTGGCATTTGAGTGA